In Eremothecium gossypii ATCC 10895 chromosome V, complete sequence, the genomic stretch ATTGTTGTTCTCCTTCAGCACCTTACCGTCAAAGTAGAAGTCAACCCAGCTCTGGTCAATGGCGGGCAGCGTGCCTTGCAATGGCCGCGTTGACTGCTCGTAGATGGCCGTCGATGAACACAGTTGGATATTATCAATCATCTTAAAGGGCTCAGCAGCATCCACCTTGATCGCAGAGTTCTCATTTGGACACTGGGCAGCAGCTATTTTTATGACATTGAACTTCAGCACGCCTGGCTGTTCCTGTTCTTCCGCTTTTGCATTCTTGCCCTTCTCCTCGGTTTTACTTGGACCCAAAAGATAGTCGCTGGGCAGCAGGCTGCGGTTATAACCATTACCAAGGCCCTCGTAATGGTTAAAGTCATAATCGTCATTGTTATCATCATCGCTACCGTTGTCATCTTCTTGTCCTGTATTTGCTAGGTATTGCTCGTACTCGACCTTATCGTACTCCAGTTTAATTTCCCCACGCTCACTGCTGTCCTTTAGCTCCGGGAAGAAGCTGTCCGACATTAACTTGTGAAACACCCGCAGGAGCCGCTGCGAATCCTGGTAAATGAGTGTTTCTGGGTCGTTAAACACCTGGGCATTCTGGaacagcagctgcacgtCCACGTAGAAGTCGTATATCTTCGTGTAGTACCCCAGCTGCAAGTTATTCTTGATCATCTCCAGCGAAATCGGCTTGTGGATCACCTCATAGTAGTCCGGAAAGTCCTCTTGGCTGACCAGCTCCAGAAATGGGTGGCAGAGCTTCAGTTCGCCGTCGAGACCTTCTGTCGGGTTACCCATTGCCTGCGCAATGAACAGCTCGGTCGACTCGAGTAACTGCTCCAGCACCTTGAGCAAGCGTTCCTTGATCAGATCGTTGATCAGATAGTTCTTCGTGATGTTCTTTGCCTTCAGAACCTCGTTCTTGATGTAGTTCACCGCCTGCATCGAGTTCTTCACGATCAGCGAGTCCGTTTCGTTGTACGCGTAGCAGTTCTTGCGGATCAGCTCCACGTCCAGCAAGAACTGCTTCTCCCCGTCTTTGTACTCATAGTCACGGTTCTTAATCTCGTTGATCGAGATCGGCTGCTCGATCTTGTAGAAGTACCCCGGGTGGAACTTTCGGCTGGGCAGTTTGATGAAGTCCTTGAAGATCGGCTTGTACGCCTCCACCAGGTCGTCCAGCGTGTATGTTATGTACAGGTTCAGCTTGGGGATCGACCAGTCCTCATCCCGGAACAGCTCCTCTTCGGGGtccagcggcgcgcggtTGTCCACCTTGGGAAGTGGCTCCTGCGCCCTCGGCTGCTTGCCCGCCACATATCTTCGCTGCACTGCCACCTGCTCCGCCGCGCTATCTGCGGCCTCTGAAATCTTCCTTTTTCTTGGTGGCATCTGGTACTCTGCCGCTTCACTGCGACCTCTTCATAGCTATGGTCTGTGCGATGCTTCCAGGTGGTGCATATGTTTATCGGTCGCCGTGCGCGAGCGCCGCCGGCGAGACACAATCTACGTACAGAGTGAGCTTCAACGGTCGCAGACTGCAAGCCTATGTATTAAACTTATAGAATTATGTAGTGTTATAGTGTCACAACTAGCGGTTCATGGTCCTTGGTGTCTACCTCGGTCCCTGCCGCGTGGAATACACCCTTGTGTAGTTGGGCCAGCTGAGCCTTCACTTCTGGCGGAATGCGAGCTGCGTCCAGCGCGACAAAGACACTTGCAGGCATGCTGTCGGCGTCCTGCTCGTCCATGTCGTGGCTCTGGATGACAATTCCACTGTTGCTCATCATGCTGATGTCGATGAGCTTGTCGTTGGTGTTGTTGACGATGACGGTGAGCTCCTGCTCGCGCTCCAGCAGTTTCTGCTGGAGCTCGAGCTCCAGCGCCTGGCGATCCTCGTCGAGGTTGCCCTGCGAGCCGTAGGCGACCTGATTGTCTAGAAGCGGGTCGTGCTCGCCGTCCTGCGCCTCGGAGCAGCAACTGAATACAATACCCATGGCCACGGCTGCGCGCTGTGTCAGGAAGGTGTCTGTGGTCGCGGGCCCGCTTATGCACCTCCCCTCGCAAAGAGTGCGGGTAACGGCCAGTTGAAATTACGTAATTACACATCACGTGAATAAAACTGCCGACGAGAGATCAGTGCTGAGGGCAGCCAGGGCCCCTGTAAGCGCGCCGGCACGCTTACAGGGGCCACTGGCGGCTGGCTGTGGATGCTTTCAGTGCCGGCTTCTTCAGCGGGCCCGATAGTCGAGTGGAAAAATTTTATACGCGGGcccgctgcagctcgcACACGCAGCAGGACCAACACTTACAACGCCGTTCCGTCATGCTATGCGCCCGGGCCCCCGCTGTGGCGCGTTTCAGAGCACTTCACACTGGCCCTGTCACAAAGGACCTTTTTTCGTGGCTCAAGCGCGGCAAGAGCAAGGAGGAGGCGGTTGAGAAGCCCGCCGACACGAAGGAGCTGATCGGCAAGATCGAGAGCGGGTCCAGCGGTACCCAGAGTGTTGCGCGCAAGGTGCTGAAGCTGAAGCTGGAGCCGAGTGACTTTGTGGGCATGGACGAAgcgcagctggcgcgccagctgcacCGCGAAAGACTGGAGAAGGTGCAGTTCCGCCGCTGGCTGAGCCAGGAGAAGCTGTCCAAGCCCGAGGAGCTTCGCACGCttgtcgccgccgcctATGAGACCACGTTCGGTGCACCCGGGGACGCCGCAGCCCTCGAACAGCGATTTCCGGACTTGCGGTCGATGTTCATCTTTGCCAAGCATATGCAGGCCAGCACCGGGTACATCATGCCTGACGCCCAGCTGACACGCTTGCATACGCCTGCAGCTGTTGCCCAGTGGTACGAGAGAAACGTCCTGACGGGCAAGTTACAGAAGTTCCGCGAGGAGTTGCCGAACGCCATCGACTTATCGGACGCAGATTTACCGGTGAACGTGGTCGTGCGCGAGCATGTTCTGCCAAAGGTTCAGCGCAAGACTCTGAACGCTGTGCTTCGCGAGGTATCTGCGCTGGAGACTTCGAAAGCGAAAGCCGCGCTTGAACGTGCCAAGGCGACCTGAGCTGGGTCCACTGCGCTCACATAACACTGTATATAGTAGAAAACTGTCCCCCGCAGTTAGCGAATGGTGGGGATGCATTTGTACACTCATGTCCCTTTCATAGAGCCTGAATCAGCGAAGCGTGTGTGTCACGTGGTATCATACGGGGTTCTTGCATACTTCGGCGGCAAGTGCGCCCAAGCACTCTAGCCAGACATACATACCAAACCAAAAACATAGCAAAGCCAATGTACGTGCTCGTGCTGCTATTCTTCCTTGCAGCTGGCCGTCAGGCGTTCGGGCAGCTGGTGGATGTACTGGATGACTGTCCGTTGGTGTACAGCAAGCTACTAAAGCTGCAGCCGAACATCGGCGGCTGCGCAAGAGGGCTAGAGGAGTGCCTTTTTGGTAGGATAATGGGGAATACCAGGTTATGTGCTACTTGCTTGGGCATTCTAGATGGCGGAGAAAGAGAGGCCCGCTGCGAATGCTTCCAATGCCTTCTAGACAACTTCGTATATGGCTGCACACGACAGCCATGCGTGCGGGAGGCCGTGAGGGGGGCCCAAAGACCAGATGCCCCAACTAGTCACCTGCGGCCCCAGAGATTGCTGCCacgcgcgctgctggcaGACGAGACGCTGCACCGGCAGCTATATTCAGACAAGTATCGAAGCGTTGTGAGTGTATTGGTTGATGCCATAAACTCAAATCGGGGCCGAGGCAATGTTCGAtgcggcggcagcacaGACGGTACGGCAGGTTACGCCATGGGGAACTGGTCGGACGCTGGTGATGACCGTTCTTCGAATCATTCGACATTAGACAGGGCAGCGACGGCTGCGGAGGCCATGAACACAACCTACGTCTCGCGTTCTCCTTCATCCAAGGGTGGCCATGCTTTTGTTGTATCTGTGGCGGCAGCGACTTTGGCTGTGTTCAGCATCTTCGGGTTCTCCGGCGCCAATAGCTTCCTTCGCAGGACAACGCAGCCACACGAAGCACCGGCATCCGCAAGCTCGGGAGCTCTGACGCTATTTGGCGATGTCGATCTCGACTACCTAGGCGATAGCGATATTGAGGGTGAGCAGCTCGAAGCCCTGAGTGTGCCAATCCCACTGTCCGGCCAGTCTTCCCTGGATATGTTTGACGCGCTCAACGAGGCGCGGATCTTCTAATTCGGTTTGCTACTGGCCTGCTGCCGTTATATAGAATAGGCAGCCCTAGAAAAAGGTGGTGGCATTTGCACATCGTCGTCGCCTCCCCACTGTGATAGCTTCTGATAGCCTACCATGACCCTGGACCTTACAAAGCAACTATATGAGACAATAACTACTGGCGAGCACCCCAATGtgcagctgcggctgcAACCGCCACAGCCTGGTTACGAAGGCATCGTCGCCATCCCAAACGATGGTTCCACCGAAGTTGTATGTTTTCAGGAGGCATTCTGCGAGATCTTCCTAGAATGCCACAAGATCATAGCTAACTGCCTAGGAGACCGTGGGGGCCCGCTACCTCGCGAGACATTCATGGCGACTGTGGGTCTCCTATTTACGTCCTATGAAAACCGCTCCGCATTAAACTTGCACGAGCGCCTCTTCCTGGAGAAGATGGATTCGAGTGGTGGCACGGAGACCCTAGACCGTGAGATAAGATACGTGGAGGCATTGCTGACCTCCAATATCGGTAAACTGAACAAGTCGTCATCCCTTTGGCTATGGTACCGCAAACTGGTATTATTACAGCGTGAAAAGTGCAGCAGTGTGGGCACGCGGGTTATCGAGGTTTGCAAACGATCAGCTGAATTGCATTTTGCTAATTACTACTGCTGGAACACATTACGGTGGTATTATGATGTTCTCGAGTGGAGCCATGAGGATGTAGCGCCGGTCCGTGAGATGGTGCGCAAGTTTGCATTCTCTCACTTGCGCGATGTTTCTGCGTGGGATGCGCTCTCTTACCTATATAGCGATGGAGGAGCGTACACCAGCAGCGACTATACGCGAATTGCCCAGAGTTTTGGCCTAGATGCTCAATTGAAAACTCCGCTCGAGACTGCTGTGCAGATTCGGTGCGAGAAGGCTACAGAAGTGGCGCGCGAGTTGATTAGATTCATCGATACCTGCGAGGTGTGCGAGTGGAACGCCTATCGTTGTCTCTACCTTTTGCTACAGTACAGCAATTGCAACATAGCGGAACTAGTTACCCAATGGCAACAAGAGCTTGACAGTTTTGAACGTAATGTGATACTTGTCCGCGGTTATCCTAAACTTCCCCAGCTAGCACCGGGCGACGACATCCTGGAACAAAAGAGACAGAAACAAATGATGAATAAAAAGAGACTGTTACACATGGTTCACAAAGCTCAGGATGGGGAATAGAAGTTCCGGGTACCTTGATTTCAAAAGATATGTAGTTTACATACAATGAAGGATCTGAGCAAATACTGAAGGATATACTCCTGCCCAGTCAACTTTCAAGAACTGTGGCATGCAATACACCCTACAGGATTCCGGTACATCAGAGGCTCTCTCGCTTTTGCAACTCATGCTTCTCATAAGCAGGTATGCTAAATTTTTCTGTGAACGCCTGACCAGGTAATATCGGCGCAATTTCGAGGATAGACTTGATCTGCTGCTCTGGATCATCACCTTCAGGGATATTTTTGTAGATGTAGAACTCTAAGTCTGAACCAGGCTTTACAGGGCGGAATAGTTTTGGATGAAATTCTACCCCCTCCTCAGCTCTCCTCTTAGCTAAAGTCCTCTGGTAATCTTCAATTTTAAATTTCTCGTCGGTCGCAACCTTGTGGTCACGGATAGCCAGGGCGTCTGTTACCGGCTTCCACAGTCTTCTGGATTCGTACTCGCCCTGCTCTTCTATAGGGCGCACCTTTGGCTTCAGCGGCACACTACTATGAACATCAAAGAAAACTTCAACAGGTGCGCCTTTGACTCGCAAATCCCGAATGTGCATCACATCGTTCCATTTTCCTGTAATTTCATAGTAGCTTTTATCGTTGTAATCCTTGACCACACCCTCTATGGCATCGTACGTCCCGGATATGAAGCCCTTCGTTTTGAACTCTATGTCTACGTGGAAGCGAGGACCCTTAATTAACATGTGGTCACCCAGCTCTAACCGCATCTTCCCAAACAAAATTCCTCGAGCATACATGTTCGGCTGTGTGAGTGTGTACTTTTCGGGCTTCCCAGTCCGGGGATCAATAATATCCAAAAATTGGAGTACAGATAGACCCTCCATCACTGCCGCCGTGGAGTTTCCTAGGAATTTGGATCTTGGGATTGTAGCGCCATCCACTCGAATATTAGATTCCGGGATCATATAAAAATAGAGACTCTTCGGAGGGTGATGGCTTGTCTGCTCCGCTATATAGAAAGCCTGTTGTTTGTTCGGTAGGTCCCAATAGGCTGTAAAGTACTCGCCCAATACTGGGTTCAGCGGCTTCTTGACTGCCTTCGGAGCAATATGCCATGCCGACAGGTACCACTTGACTACTTTCACAAACCGCAGTAACTCGTCCTTCTCTGCGTGAGCATCTAACAGGATGTTTGGGTATTGCAGCTGGTTTGTAATTCGCTCCAGCATAGACTTCTTCTCGAGGATAAATGTGGGCAACGTGATCCGCGTTAGGTCAGACCCCGGTTTCAGCTGCGAGATGATACTCATAAGAATATTCTGCCCAGACTCGTCGTTCTCATCTATATCATCCGTGTCTAGCACCTGTCCGCCCTGCGATGATGCGGGCGCCTGCGCGTTGGCCGCACTAGAAACCCCGCGTTCTACCTCCGGCCCAGCCGTCAGCCCAGCATAGCCCCCCAAGTTCTTGAGCGCCTTCGAGATAACCATGTATCTAGCTCGAGTATTAGCCTGTTCCAGAAGAGGCGATGATCTCTCGTCTGTCTTCGCCCGGGATTGGTACTTCCTTGACGTTTGGACGTTGGTACTTTTGTCGAAGATGCTGCGCTGTTACCACCGTTAAAACGAAGGTGCACCGGCGGCGTAAAAGTCAGTTCT encodes the following:
- the OSH6 gene encoding oxysterol-binding protein OSH6 (Syntenic homolog of Saccharomyces cerevisiae YHR001W (OSH7) and YKR003W (OSH6)), with amino-acid sequence MVISKALKNLGGYAGLTAGPEVERGVSSAANAQAPASSQGGQVLDTDDIDENDESGQNILMSIISQLKPGSDLTRITLPTFILEKKSMLERITNQLQYPNILLDAHAEKDELLRFVKVVKWYLSAWHIAPKAVKKPLNPVLGEYFTAYWDLPNKQQAFYIAEQTSHHPPKSLYFYMIPESNIRVDGATIPRSKFLGNSTAAVMEGLSVLQFLDIIDPRTGKPEKYTLTQPNMYARGILFGKMRLELGDHMLIKGPRFHVDIEFKTKGFISGTYDAIEGVVKDYNDKSYYEITGKWNDVMHIRDLRVKGAPVEVFFDVHSSVPLKPKVRPIEEQGEYESRRLWKPVTDALAIRDHKVATDEKFKIEDYQRTLAKRRAEEGVEFHPKLFRPVKPGSDLEFYIYKNIPEGDDPEQQIKSILEIAPILPGQAFTEKFSIPAYEKHELQKRESL
- a CDS encoding AEL289W-Ap (Syntenic homolog of Saccharomyces cerevisiae YKR005C); translated protein: MYVLVLLFFLAAGRQAFGQLVDVLDDCPLVYSKLLKLQPNIGGCARGLEECLFGRIMGNTRLCATCLGILDGGEREARCECFQCLLDNFVYGCTRQPCVREAVRGAQRPDAPTSHLRPQRLLPRALLADETLHRQLYSDKYRSVVSVLVDAINSNRGRGNVRCGGSTDGTAGYAMGNWSDAGDDRSSNHSTLDRAATAAEAMNTTYVSRSPSSKGGHAFVVSVAAATLAVFSIFGFSGANSFLRRTTQPHEAPASASSGALTLFGDVDLDYLGDSDIEGEQLEALSVPIPLSGQSSLDMFDALNEARIF
- the MRPL13 gene encoding mitochondrial 54S ribosomal protein mL50 MRPL13 (Syntenic homolog of Saccharomyces cerevisiae YKR006C (MRPL13)), whose protein sequence is MLCARAPAVARFRALHTGPVTKDLFSWLKRGKSKEEAVEKPADTKELIGKIESGSSGTQSVARKVLKLKLEPSDFVGMDEAQLARQLHRERLEKVQFRRWLSQEKLSKPEELRTLVAAAYETTFGAPGDAAALEQRFPDLRSMFIFAKHMQASTGYIMPDAQLTRLHTPAAVAQWYERNVLTGKLQKFREELPNAIDLSDADLPVNVVVREHVLPKVQRKTLNAVLREVSALETSKAKAALERAKAT
- the MEH1 gene encoding Meh1p (Syntenic homolog of Saccharomyces cerevisiae YKR007W (MEH1)), which produces MGIVFSCCSEAQDGEHDPLLDNQVAYGSQGNLDEDRQALELELQQKLLEREQELTVIVNNTNDKLIDISMMSNSGIVIQSHDMDEQDADSMPASVFVALDAARIPPEVKAQLAQLHKGVFHAAGTEVDTKDHEPLVVTL
- the ECM9 gene encoding Ecm9p (Syntenic homolog of Saccharomyces cerevisiae YKR004C (ECM9)), with the protein product MTLDLTKQLYETITTGEHPNVQLRLQPPQPGYEGIVAIPNDGSTEVVCFQEAFCEIFLECHKIIANCLGDRGGPLPRETFMATVGLLFTSYENRSALNLHERLFLEKMDSSGGTETLDREIRYVEALLTSNIGKLNKSSSLWLWYRKLVLLQREKCSSVGTRVIEVCKRSAELHFANYYCWNTLRWYYDVLEWSHEDVAPVREMVRKFAFSHLRDVSAWDALSYLYSDGGAYTSSDYTRIAQSFGLDAQLKTPLETAVQIRCEKATEVARELIRFIDTCEVCEWNAYRCLYLLLQYSNCNIAELVTQWQQELDSFERNVILVRGYPKLPQLAPGDDILEQKRQKQMMNKKRLLHMVHKAQDGE
- the RSC4 gene encoding Rsc4p (Syntenic homolog of Saccharomyces cerevisiae YKR008W (RSC4)), which codes for MPPRKRKISEAADSAAEQVAVQRRYVAGKQPRAQEPLPKVDNRAPLDPEEELFRDEDWSIPKLNLYITYTLDDLVEAYKPIFKDFIKLPSRKFHPGYFYKIEQPISINEIKNRDYEYKDGEKQFLLDVELIRKNCYAYNETDSLIVKNSMQAVNYIKNEVLKAKNITKNYLINDLIKERLLKVLEQLLESTELFIAQAMGNPTEGLDGELKLCHPFLELVSQEDFPDYYEVIHKPISLEMIKNNLQLGYYTKIYDFYVDVQLLFQNAQVFNDPETLIYQDSQRLLRVFHKLMSDSFFPELKDSSERGEIKLEYDKVEYEQYLANTGQEDDNGSDDDNNDDYDFNHYEGLGNGYNRSLLPSDYLLGPSKTEEKGKNAKAEEQEQPGVLKFNVIKIAAAQCPNENSAIKVDAAEPFKMIDNIQLCSSTAIYEQSTRPLQGTLPAIDQSWVDFYFDGKVLKENNNKFVITLPPIQTAITFKVRLNSRISEQIQALFMVNKEKVNPTPTMSMEDNERRPRYDVRLAEGLNCLEFSMQDLKKSKVEAVKFWINVLP